From Lysobacter silvisoli, the proteins below share one genomic window:
- the tolQ gene encoding protein TolQ, with amino-acid sequence MTSSLIALLATTVEALPEEAASVATQAAAAAATGEFSLLDLVLKASIPVQFIMALLVLASITSWIIIFRKWKVIRRAKNEADHFEERFWSGAELSKLYAGTTERNRGIGGLEAIFEAGFREFNRIRQRRGVDARAQLEGAQRAMRATGSRELDGLEHNLELLANIGSTSPYIGLVGTVFGIMVTMHSLISTTKQVGIADVAPGISEALLATAMGLFVAIPAVWAYNRFATGVERLSVRYDAFSEEFSSILQRQAHLDEA; translated from the coding sequence ATGACCTCATCGTTGATCGCGCTGCTGGCCACGACCGTGGAAGCCCTGCCGGAAGAGGCCGCCAGCGTGGCGACGCAGGCCGCTGCCGCCGCGGCGACGGGCGAGTTCAGCCTGCTCGACCTGGTGCTCAAGGCCAGCATCCCGGTGCAGTTCATCATGGCCCTGCTGGTGCTGGCCTCGATCACCTCCTGGATCATCATCTTCCGCAAGTGGAAGGTGATCCGCCGGGCCAAGAACGAGGCCGACCATTTCGAGGAGCGCTTCTGGTCGGGCGCCGAGCTGAGCAAGCTCTACGCCGGCACCACCGAGCGCAACCGCGGCATCGGCGGCCTGGAGGCGATCTTCGAGGCCGGTTTCCGCGAGTTCAACCGCATCCGCCAGCGCCGCGGCGTCGACGCCCGCGCCCAGCTCGAAGGCGCCCAGCGCGCCATGCGCGCCACCGGCTCGCGCGAGCTCGACGGCCTGGAGCACAACCTGGAACTGCTGGCCAACATCGGCTCCACCTCGCCCTACATCGGCCTGGTCGGCACCGTGTTCGGCATCATGGTCACCATGCATTCGCTGATCTCGACCACCAAGCAGGTCGGCATCGCCGACGTCGCCCCGGGCATTTCCGAGGCGCTGCTGGCCACCGCGATGGGCCTGTTCGTGGCGATCCCGGCGGTGTGGGCCTACAACCGCTTCGCCACCGGCGTGGAGCGCCTGTCGGTGCGCTACGACGCGTTCTCCGAAGAGTTCTCCTCGATCCTGCAGCGGCAGGCGCACCTCGACGAGGCCTAA
- the ybgC gene encoding tol-pal system-associated acyl-CoA thioesterase codes for MIAPAFSWPTRVYWEDTDAGGVVYHAQYLAFLERARSEWVRAQGYGQDRLRREFGLVFAVRAMQIDFLKPARLDDALQVTAELRDCRRASLVFAQAIHRDGERLLTATVRVAALDAEGFRPTPIPPSLYEPLKALETPVQDQLK; via the coding sequence GTGATTGCTCCGGCGTTCAGTTGGCCGACACGCGTCTATTGGGAAGATACCGACGCCGGTGGCGTGGTCTACCACGCGCAATACCTGGCGTTCCTGGAACGCGCGCGCAGCGAATGGGTGCGCGCGCAGGGCTACGGCCAGGATCGGTTGCGGCGGGAATTCGGCCTGGTGTTCGCGGTACGCGCCATGCAGATCGACTTCCTCAAGCCCGCGCGCCTGGACGACGCCTTGCAGGTGACGGCCGAGCTGCGCGACTGCCGCCGCGCCAGCCTGGTGTTCGCCCAGGCCATCCACCGCGACGGCGAGCGGCTGTTGACCGCGACCGTGCGCGTGGCGGCATTGGATGCCGAAGGGTTCCGCCCCACGCCGATCCCGCCGTCGCTGTACGAACCGCTGAAGGCGCTGGAAACCCCGGTGCAAGACCAGCTCAAGTAA
- the ruvB gene encoding Holliday junction branch migration DNA helicase RuvB, producing MNEQRIIAPGATREDEALEASIRPKRLDEYLGQQPVREQLKIYIEAARQRQEALDHVLIFGPPGLGKTTLSHVIANELGVNLRQTSGPVIEKAGDLAALLTNLQPHDVLFVDEIHRLSPVVEEVLYPAMEDYQIDIMIGEGPAARSIKLDLPPFTLIGATTRAGLLTAPLRDRFGIVQRLEFYSAEELTRIVRRSAQILGIACEPEGAAEIAKRSRGTPRIANRLLRRVRDYAQVRAAGHIDREVADAAMAMLKVDPEGFDELDRRLLNTIVDSFDGGPVGVESLAAALSEERGTLEDVIEPYLIQQGYLIRTARGRMATPKAYRHLGLKPKPNNGGLFDGG from the coding sequence ATGAACGAGCAGCGCATCATCGCCCCCGGCGCCACCCGCGAAGACGAGGCCCTGGAGGCCTCGATCCGGCCCAAGCGCCTGGACGAATACCTGGGCCAGCAGCCGGTCCGCGAGCAGCTGAAGATCTACATCGAGGCCGCCCGCCAACGCCAGGAGGCGCTGGACCACGTGCTGATCTTCGGCCCGCCGGGCCTGGGCAAGACCACCCTGAGCCACGTGATCGCCAACGAGCTGGGCGTGAACCTGCGCCAGACCTCGGGCCCGGTGATCGAGAAGGCCGGCGACCTGGCCGCGCTGCTGACCAACCTGCAGCCGCACGACGTGTTGTTCGTGGACGAAATCCACCGCCTCTCGCCCGTGGTCGAGGAAGTGCTGTACCCGGCGATGGAGGACTACCAGATCGACATCATGATCGGCGAGGGCCCGGCCGCGCGTTCGATCAAGCTCGACCTGCCGCCGTTCACCCTGATCGGCGCGACCACCCGCGCCGGCCTGCTGACCGCGCCGCTGCGCGACCGTTTCGGCATCGTCCAGCGCCTGGAGTTCTACAGCGCCGAGGAACTGACCCGGATCGTGCGCCGCTCGGCGCAGATCCTGGGCATCGCCTGCGAGCCCGAGGGCGCGGCCGAGATCGCCAAGCGCTCGCGCGGCACCCCGCGCATCGCCAACCGCCTGCTCCGGCGCGTGCGCGACTACGCCCAGGTGCGCGCGGCCGGCCATATCGACCGCGAGGTGGCCGACGCCGCCATGGCCATGCTCAAGGTCGACCCGGAAGGTTTCGACGAACTCGACCGGCGCCTGCTGAATACCATCGTCGACTCCTTCGACGGCGGCCCGGTCGGGGTGGAATCCCTGGCCGCGGCGCTGAGCGAGGAGCGCGGCACCCTGGAAGACGTGATCGAGCCCTATCTGATCCAGCAGGGCTACCTGATCCGCACCGCACGCGGGCGCATGGCCACGCCCAAGGCCTACCGGCACCTGGGCCTGAAGCCCAAACCCAACAACGGCGGGCTATTCGACGGAGGTTGA
- a CDS encoding potassium transporter Kup codes for MASTVPSTPAPKRKPGHDAAGHSHGHGNKGLAGLVVGAIGVVFGDIGTSPLYTLKEAFSPHFGLVGPGVGPVEFHDTVLGILSLVFWALMIVVTLKYVTIIMRADNEGEGGVMALMTLAQRTLAKGGRSAYVVGILGIFGASLFFGDSVITPAITVLGAVEGLEVAAPGLHRFIVPITVVILVIVFLAQRFGTEKVGRIFGPITTVWFLALAAIGIHNIIDAPEVLKALNPIWGVRFFLDHGAHSVLILGVVVLAVTGGEALYADMGHFGARPIRYAWYILVLPCLMLNYLGQGAFVLDHPDAVRNPFFEAVPAWALYPMIVLATMAAVIASQAVITGAFSVARQAMQLGYIPRMQIKHTSHDTIGQIYVPYINWVLAITVIGVVLAFRSSTALATAYGISVSATMLIDTLLLALVARALWPRWRTWVLPLCVVFFIVDVGFVIANGAKFFEGAWFPVVLGLTVFTVMRTWRRGRELLHEEVRKEGIQLDSFLPGLMLAPPVRVPGTAVFMTADKGVVPHALLHNLKHNKVLHERNVFLTVETLNVPHAPREKRLKIEAIGDDFYRVLIRFGFMEVPDVPLALMRSCDAGGIYFDPMDTTYFASRETVVASRHRGMPIWRDRLFAFMHRNAAPATGFFRIPGNRLVELGAQVEI; via the coding sequence ATGGCTTCCACCGTCCCCTCCACCCCCGCGCCGAAACGCAAGCCCGGCCACGACGCCGCTGGCCATAGCCATGGCCACGGCAACAAAGGCCTGGCCGGCCTGGTCGTCGGCGCGATCGGCGTGGTCTTCGGCGACATCGGCACCAGCCCGCTGTACACGCTGAAGGAGGCGTTCTCGCCGCACTTCGGCCTGGTCGGCCCCGGCGTGGGCCCGGTGGAATTCCACGACACCGTGCTGGGCATCCTGTCGCTGGTGTTCTGGGCGCTGATGATCGTGGTCACGCTCAAGTACGTGACCATCATCATGCGCGCCGACAACGAGGGCGAGGGCGGCGTGATGGCGCTGATGACCCTGGCCCAGCGCACCCTGGCCAAGGGCGGGCGCTCGGCCTACGTGGTCGGCATTCTGGGCATCTTCGGCGCCTCGCTGTTCTTCGGCGACAGCGTGATCACTCCGGCCATCACCGTGCTCGGCGCGGTCGAGGGCCTGGAAGTGGCCGCGCCCGGCCTGCACCGCTTCATCGTGCCGATCACCGTGGTGATCCTGGTGATCGTGTTCCTGGCCCAGCGCTTCGGCACCGAGAAGGTCGGCCGCATCTTCGGCCCCATCACCACGGTCTGGTTCCTGGCCCTGGCCGCGATCGGCATCCACAACATCATCGACGCGCCGGAAGTGCTCAAGGCGCTGAACCCGATCTGGGGCGTGCGCTTCTTCCTCGACCACGGCGCGCATTCGGTGCTGATCCTGGGCGTGGTGGTGCTGGCGGTGACCGGCGGCGAAGCGCTGTACGCCGACATGGGCCACTTCGGCGCGCGCCCGATCCGCTACGCCTGGTACATCCTGGTGCTGCCCTGCCTGATGCTGAACTACCTGGGCCAGGGCGCGTTCGTGCTCGACCACCCCGACGCGGTGCGCAACCCGTTCTTCGAGGCGGTGCCGGCCTGGGCGCTGTACCCGATGATCGTGCTGGCCACCATGGCCGCGGTGATCGCCTCGCAGGCGGTCATCACCGGCGCCTTCTCGGTGGCGCGCCAGGCCATGCAGTTGGGCTACATCCCGCGCATGCAGATCAAGCACACCTCGCACGACACCATCGGCCAGATCTACGTGCCCTACATCAACTGGGTGCTGGCGATCACGGTGATCGGCGTGGTCCTGGCCTTCCGCAGCTCCACCGCGCTGGCCACCGCCTACGGCATCTCGGTCTCGGCCACCATGCTGATCGACACCCTGCTGCTGGCCCTGGTCGCGCGCGCGCTGTGGCCGCGCTGGCGCACCTGGGTGCTGCCGCTGTGCGTGGTGTTCTTCATCGTCGACGTGGGCTTCGTCATCGCCAACGGCGCCAAGTTCTTCGAGGGCGCCTGGTTCCCGGTGGTGCTGGGCCTGACCGTGTTCACCGTCATGCGCACCTGGCGCCGCGGCCGCGAGCTGCTGCACGAGGAAGTGCGCAAGGAAGGCATCCAGCTCGACAGCTTCCTGCCCGGCCTGATGCTGGCCCCGCCGGTGCGCGTGCCCGGCACCGCGGTGTTCATGACCGCCGACAAGGGCGTGGTGCCGCATGCGCTGCTGCACAACCTCAAGCACAACAAGGTGCTGCACGAGCGCAACGTGTTCCTGACCGTGGAAACGCTGAACGTGCCGCACGCGCCGCGCGAGAAGCGGCTGAAGATCGAGGCCATCGGCGACGACTTCTACCGCGTGCTGATCCGCTTCGGCTTCATGGAAGTGCCCGACGTGCCGCTGGCGCTGATGCGCTCCTGCGACGCCGGCGGCATCTACTTCGATCCCATGGACACCACCTATTTCGCCAGCCGCGAAACCGTGGTCGCCAGCCGCCACCGCGGCATGCCGATCTGGCGCGACCGCCTGTTCGCCTTCATGCACCGCAACGCGGCGCCTGCGACGGGCTTCTTCCGCATTCCCGGCAACCGCCTGGTCGAGCTGGGCGCGCAGGTCGAGATCTAG
- the ruvA gene encoding Holliday junction branch migration protein RuvA — MIGRLKGILVHKAPPWIVVDVNGVGYELEAPMSTFYDLPELGREVALFTHYAQKEDSVSLYGFLRETERRLFRDVQKVSGIGAKIALAVLSGVPVEEFARLVQAGDVTALTRIPGIGKKTAERMVVELRDRAADFAGAGATIGSAGVPADPQSEAVVALQQLGYKPAEAARMAREATAAGDDAAAIIRKALKSALR, encoded by the coding sequence GTGATCGGTCGTCTCAAAGGCATCTTGGTGCATAAGGCGCCGCCCTGGATCGTGGTCGACGTCAACGGCGTGGGCTACGAGCTGGAAGCGCCGATGAGCACCTTCTACGACCTGCCCGAGTTGGGCCGCGAAGTCGCGTTGTTTACCCATTACGCGCAGAAGGAAGACAGCGTGTCGCTGTACGGCTTCCTGCGCGAAACCGAGCGGCGCCTGTTCCGCGACGTGCAGAAGGTCAGCGGCATCGGCGCCAAGATCGCCCTGGCCGTGCTGTCGGGCGTGCCGGTGGAGGAGTTCGCGCGCCTGGTCCAGGCCGGCGACGTGACCGCGCTGACCCGCATTCCCGGCATCGGCAAGAAGACCGCCGAGCGCATGGTGGTGGAGCTGCGCGACCGCGCCGCGGACTTCGCCGGCGCCGGCGCGACCATCGGCAGCGCCGGCGTGCCCGCCGATCCGCAGAGCGAGGCCGTCGTGGCCCTGCAGCAGTTGGGCTACAAGCCCGCCGAGGCCGCGCGCATGGCGCGCGAGGCCACCGCCGCCGGCGACGATGCCGCCGCCATCATCCGCAAGGCGCTAAAGTCCGCGCTGCGCTGA
- the ruvC gene encoding crossover junction endodeoxyribonuclease RuvC: MIRILGIDPGSQRTGLGVIDVAADGRCTYVHAQALKLLDADDFPSRLGLLCEGLEAALEEWQPQQVAIETVFMDKSATSALKLGHARGAALATVVRRRLPISEYPPRVIKQSLVGRGAADKQQIQHMVRLLLNLPEMKLQADAADALAVALTHAHMSATAARTGLSTAQLRRRGA, translated from the coding sequence GTGATCCGCATCCTCGGCATCGACCCCGGTTCGCAGCGGACCGGCCTGGGCGTCATCGACGTGGCGGCCGACGGCCGTTGCACCTACGTGCACGCGCAGGCGCTGAAGCTGCTCGACGCCGACGACTTCCCGTCGCGGCTGGGGCTGCTGTGCGAGGGCCTGGAGGCGGCGCTGGAGGAATGGCAGCCGCAGCAGGTCGCGATCGAAACGGTGTTCATGGACAAATCGGCGACCTCGGCGCTGAAGCTGGGCCATGCCCGCGGCGCCGCGCTGGCCACCGTGGTGCGCCGGCGCTTGCCGATCAGCGAGTACCCGCCGCGGGTCATCAAACAATCACTGGTGGGCCGCGGCGCGGCCGACAAGCAGCAGATCCAGCACATGGTGCGGCTGCTGCTGAACCTGCCGGAAATGAAGCTGCAGGCCGACGCCGCCGACGCCCTTGCGGTGGCGCTGACCCATGCGCATATGAGCGCTACGGCGGCGCGCACCGGCCTGAGCACCGCGCAGCTGCGCAGGCGCGGCGCATGA
- a CDS encoding YebC/PmpR family DNA-binding transcriptional regulator, whose translation MGRGPSIEARKNAEDARRGKIFTKIIREISVAARRGGGDPGGNPSLRSAIDKALSANMSKDVIERAVKKATGTLEGVEYEEVRYEGYAPGGVAVIVDCLTDNRVRTVADVRHAFGKFGGNLGTDGSVAFLFAKRGVLWFPAGSDEDRVTEAAIEAGADDVVVYPDDGSIDVLTAPEAFAEVKAAMEAAGLRPEQAEVTYRAENDIAVSGETAQQVVKLLGWLEDLDDVQNVYSNAELGADAYA comes from the coding sequence ATGGGTAGAGGTCCGTCGATCGAAGCGCGCAAGAACGCCGAGGACGCGCGCCGCGGCAAGATCTTCACCAAGATCATCCGCGAGATCAGCGTCGCCGCGCGCCGCGGCGGCGGCGATCCGGGCGGCAATCCCAGCCTGCGCAGCGCCATCGACAAGGCGCTGTCGGCGAACATGTCCAAGGACGTGATCGAGCGTGCGGTCAAGAAGGCCACCGGTACGCTGGAAGGCGTGGAATACGAAGAAGTGCGCTACGAGGGCTACGCGCCCGGCGGCGTGGCGGTGATCGTGGACTGCCTGACCGACAATCGCGTGCGCACCGTGGCCGATGTGCGCCACGCCTTCGGCAAGTTCGGCGGCAACCTGGGCACCGACGGCTCGGTCGCGTTCCTGTTCGCCAAGCGCGGCGTGCTCTGGTTCCCGGCCGGTTCGGACGAGGACCGGGTGACCGAGGCCGCAATCGAGGCCGGCGCCGACGACGTGGTGGTCTACCCCGACGACGGCTCCATCGACGTGCTGACCGCGCCGGAGGCCTTCGCCGAGGTCAAGGCCGCGATGGAAGCCGCCGGGCTCAGGCCCGAGCAGGCCGAGGTCACCTACCGCGCCGAGAACGACATCGCCGTGAGCGGCGAGACCGCGCAGCAGGTGGTCAAGCTGCTGGGCTGGCTGGAAGACCTGGACGACGTGCAGAACGTGTATTCCAACGCCGAACTCGGCGCCGACGCCTACGCCTAA
- a CDS encoding DUF4832 domain-containing protein, which translates to MDLRSVLPAALALALAALPARAGELLPAQSNDDLNNPHRGFLLWGTTVGADGGLPDNHYGASIYQIYLPWREVETADEQYDWDGFERRHLAPILAEDPNATFVLRPVADYPDSVGNNIHHYYDAEQPERDYPKFLGLPPLNVAGRSYSNCGGDGPGVAPDYNSPAMREQLQQFVRAFAARYDGDPRITAVHVGLLGFWGEWHTSGCASYEPDATTRALVREAYVAAFRQTPLHTRYARASDVGGAGFGFSEDFFPSFTARCNAYTPKLPRCDDTGWWNLEWGYQNEVPAARENWRQNPIGGESPYADQKRSWTDRTADIVKLVRDYHLTWLGPAGQHENTGTAAFRAKLVGIKRALGYEFTVRRVAWADTTTAGAALPVTLSIQNTGVAPLYQVYQAELHWLDAAGTVRAKSVLDYPLTGLLPGAAHSAELQATVPASLAPGRYTLKLALADSWPGRRAIAPQNVGRDSARRLTLGAVDVTAAR; encoded by the coding sequence ATGGACCTGCGATCCGTATTGCCCGCAGCGCTCGCCCTGGCCCTGGCCGCCCTGCCCGCCCGCGCCGGCGAGCTGCTGCCCGCGCAGAGCAACGACGACCTCAACAACCCGCACCGCGGCTTCCTGCTGTGGGGCACCACGGTCGGCGCCGACGGCGGCCTGCCGGACAACCACTACGGCGCCTCGATCTACCAGATCTACCTGCCCTGGCGCGAAGTGGAGACCGCCGATGAACAGTACGACTGGGACGGCTTCGAGCGGCGCCACCTGGCGCCGATCCTGGCCGAAGACCCCAACGCCACCTTCGTGCTGCGGCCGGTGGCCGACTACCCCGACAGCGTGGGCAACAACATCCACCACTACTACGACGCCGAGCAGCCCGAGCGCGATTACCCCAAGTTCCTGGGCCTGCCGCCGCTGAACGTCGCCGGCCGCAGCTACAGCAACTGCGGCGGCGACGGCCCCGGCGTGGCGCCGGACTACAACAGCCCGGCCATGCGCGAGCAGCTGCAGCAGTTCGTGCGCGCCTTCGCCGCGCGCTACGACGGCGACCCGCGCATCACCGCCGTGCACGTGGGCCTGCTCGGCTTCTGGGGCGAATGGCACACCTCCGGCTGCGCCAGCTACGAGCCCGACGCGACCACGCGCGCGCTGGTGCGCGAGGCCTACGTCGCCGCGTTCCGGCAGACCCCGCTGCACACGCGCTACGCCCGCGCCAGCGACGTGGGCGGCGCCGGCTTCGGTTTCAGCGAGGACTTCTTCCCCTCGTTCACCGCGCGCTGCAACGCCTACACGCCCAAGCTGCCGCGCTGCGACGACACCGGCTGGTGGAACCTGGAATGGGGCTATCAGAACGAGGTGCCGGCGGCACGCGAGAACTGGCGCCAGAACCCTATCGGCGGGGAAAGCCCGTATGCCGATCAGAAGCGCAGCTGGACCGACCGCACCGCCGACATCGTCAAGCTGGTGCGCGACTACCACCTGACCTGGCTGGGCCCGGCCGGGCAGCACGAGAACACCGGCACCGCCGCGTTCCGCGCCAAGCTGGTCGGCATCAAGCGCGCGCTGGGCTACGAGTTCACCGTGCGCCGCGTGGCCTGGGCCGACACCACGACGGCCGGCGCCGCCCTGCCGGTCACGCTGAGCATCCAGAACACCGGCGTGGCGCCGCTGTATCAGGTCTACCAGGCCGAGCTGCATTGGCTGGATGCGGCCGGCACGGTGCGGGCCAAGTCGGTGCTGGACTATCCGCTGACCGGGTTGCTGCCCGGCGCCGCGCACAGCGCCGAGCTGCAGGCTACCGTGCCCGCGTCGCTGGCGCCGGGGCGCTACACGCTGAAGCTGGCGCTGGCCGACAGCTGGCCGGGGCGCCGCGCGATCGCGCCGCAGAACGTCGGGCGCGACAGTGCGCGGCGGTTGACGCTGGGAGCGGTGGACGTAACGGCGGCGCGTTGA
- a CDS encoding GNAT family N-acetyltransferase, producing MNATPVYAIRRAGPADATLLSDLASRTFSETFGHLYPPEHLQRFLDDSYSLQAQARPLADPQCAVWLLERDGIAVGHALAGPCGLPHAEVAPGDGELKRLYVLREAQNGGWGGRLFQTALDWLLRDGPRTLWIGVWSENHGAQRFYARHGFVHVGDYEFVVGDTRDHEYILRRPAGSPVAG from the coding sequence ATGAACGCCACGCCCGTCTACGCCATTCGCCGCGCCGGCCCCGCCGACGCGACGTTGTTGTCCGACCTGGCGTCGCGCACTTTCAGCGAAACCTTCGGCCATCTGTACCCGCCGGAGCATCTGCAGCGCTTCCTCGACGACAGCTACTCGCTGCAGGCGCAGGCGCGCCCCCTGGCCGATCCGCAGTGCGCGGTGTGGCTGCTGGAGCGCGACGGCATCGCCGTGGGCCATGCCCTGGCCGGTCCCTGCGGCCTGCCGCACGCCGAGGTCGCGCCCGGCGACGGCGAACTCAAGCGCCTGTACGTGCTGCGCGAGGCGCAGAACGGCGGCTGGGGCGGGCGCTTGTTCCAGACGGCGCTGGACTGGCTGCTGCGCGACGGCCCGCGCACGCTGTGGATCGGCGTGTGGTCGGAAAACCACGGCGCCCAGCGCTTCTACGCCCGCCACGGTTTCGTCCACGTGGGCGATTACGAATTCGTGGTCGGCGACACCCGCGATCACGAATACATCCTGCGGCGCCCGGCTGGCAGCCCTGTTGCGGGGTAG
- the aspS gene encoding aspartate--tRNA ligase: protein MRTHFCGLVDEALIGQTVTLCGWVNTNRVQSHVVFTDLRDHEGVVQIVVDSDMGELFKAASDLSVESCVRVTGTVRARGAANEKIRSGKVEVLPSRIEVLNKAEPLPFHAHENAGEETRLTYRYLDLRRPEMQKMMRTRIRLVQSLRRWLDERGFQDIETPILTKATPEGARDFLVPARMHPGEFYALPQSPQLFKQILMVAGFDRYYQIARCFRDEALRADRQLEFTQLDMEFAWVSERDVQDTVEDMIRVVFKDTIGVELDAQFPRMTYAEAMRRYGSDKPDLRIDLEFADIAELVKNCEFKVFTDWANHADGRVIALRAPGAAGWSRKQIDEAGAHAAKHGAKGLAWMKIEDAGKGREGINSPIAKFFDDATLAAIVAAAGAQTGDMIFFGAADAKTASDFMGALRLKLGKDLGLVGEGWKPLWVTDFPMFEWDEEAQRYVALHHPFTAPAVDDIADLRANAKTAVSRGYDMVLNGNEIGGGSIRIHRPQMQSAVFDLLGIGAEEAEAKFGFLLDALKYGAPPHGGIAFGIDRIAALMAGTESIRDVIAFPKTTTAQCLMTGAPSPIPDAQLAEVHVMVRPKDPA, encoded by the coding sequence ATGCGTACCCACTTCTGCGGCCTCGTCGACGAGGCGCTGATCGGCCAGACCGTCACCCTGTGCGGCTGGGTCAACACCAACCGCGTCCAGAGCCACGTGGTGTTCACCGATCTGCGCGATCACGAAGGCGTGGTCCAGATCGTGGTCGACTCGGACATGGGCGAGCTGTTCAAGGCCGCCAGCGATCTGAGCGTGGAGAGCTGCGTCCGCGTGACCGGCACCGTGCGCGCGCGCGGCGCGGCCAACGAGAAGATCCGCAGCGGCAAGGTCGAAGTGCTGCCGTCGCGGATCGAAGTGCTGAACAAGGCCGAGCCGCTGCCGTTCCACGCCCACGAGAATGCCGGCGAGGAAACCCGCCTGACCTACCGCTACCTGGACCTGCGCCGTCCGGAGATGCAGAAGATGATGCGCACGCGCATCCGCCTGGTGCAGTCGCTGCGCCGCTGGCTGGACGAGCGCGGCTTTCAGGACATCGAGACCCCGATCCTGACCAAGGCCACGCCCGAGGGCGCACGCGACTTCCTGGTGCCGGCGCGCATGCATCCGGGCGAGTTCTACGCGCTGCCGCAGTCGCCGCAGCTGTTCAAGCAGATCCTGATGGTGGCCGGCTTCGACCGCTATTACCAGATCGCGCGCTGCTTCCGCGACGAAGCCCTGCGCGCCGATCGCCAGCTGGAATTCACCCAGCTGGACATGGAATTCGCCTGGGTGTCCGAGCGCGACGTGCAGGACACCGTGGAGGACATGATCCGCGTGGTGTTCAAGGACACCATCGGCGTGGAGCTGGACGCGCAGTTCCCGCGCATGACCTATGCCGAGGCCATGCGCCGCTACGGTTCGGACAAGCCCGACCTGCGCATCGACCTGGAATTCGCCGACATCGCCGAGCTGGTCAAGAACTGCGAGTTCAAGGTCTTCACCGACTGGGCCAACCACGCCGACGGCCGGGTGATCGCGCTGCGCGCGCCGGGCGCCGCGGGCTGGTCGCGCAAGCAGATCGACGAGGCCGGCGCGCATGCGGCCAAGCACGGCGCCAAGGGCCTGGCCTGGATGAAGATCGAGGACGCCGGCAAGGGCCGCGAGGGCATCAACTCGCCGATCGCCAAGTTCTTCGACGACGCCACCCTGGCCGCGATCGTCGCGGCCGCCGGCGCGCAAACCGGCGACATGATCTTCTTCGGCGCCGCCGACGCCAAGACCGCCAGCGACTTCATGGGCGCGCTGCGCCTGAAGCTGGGCAAGGACCTGGGCCTGGTCGGCGAGGGCTGGAAGCCGCTGTGGGTCACCGACTTCCCGATGTTCGAGTGGGACGAAGAGGCGCAGCGCTACGTGGCCCTGCACCACCCCTTCACCGCGCCGGCCGTGGACGACATCGCCGACCTGCGCGCCAACGCCAAGACCGCCGTGTCGCGCGGTTACGACATGGTGCTCAACGGCAACGAGATCGGCGGCGGTTCGATCCGCATCCACCGCCCGCAGATGCAGTCGGCGGTGTTCGACCTGCTCGGCATCGGCGCGGAAGAAGCCGAGGCCAAGTTCGGCTTCCTGCTCGACGCGCTCAAGTACGGCGCGCCGCCGCACGGCGGCATCGCCTTCGGCATCGACCGCATCGCCGCGCTGATGGCCGGCACCGAGTCGATCCGCGACGTGATCGCCTTCCCCAAGACCACCACCGCGCAGTGCCTGATGACCGGCGCGCCGTCGCCGATCCCGGACGCGCAGCTGGCCGAAGTGCATGTGATGGTGCGGCCGAAGGATCCGGCCTAA